In Saccharothrix violaceirubra, the following are encoded in one genomic region:
- the rpmG gene encoding 50S ribosomal protein L33, with product MAATDVRPKITLACEECKHRNYITRKNRRNDPDRLEIKKFCPNCKTHKAHKETR from the coding sequence GTGGCTGCGACCGACGTTCGGCCGAAGATCACCCTCGCGTGCGAGGAGTGCAAGCACCGTAACTACATCACGCGGAAGAACCGGCGCAACGACCCGGACCGCCTGGAGATCAAGAAGTTCTGCCCGAACTGCAAGACGCACAAGGCGCACAAGGAGACCCGCTGA
- a CDS encoding MaoC family dehydratase N-terminal domain-containing protein, with protein MALDQSFVGRSYPPSFVYEVGREKIREFADALGDGSPVYREVEAARAAGYKDVIAPPTFAIIVSLMANDLLVSDPELGLDYSRVVHGDQSFEHHRPITAGDRLEVVLHVDGITSRMGNDMLTVRAEISAEGEAVVTGRCTLVVRGEGA; from the coding sequence GTGGCTCTCGACCAGTCCTTTGTCGGACGTTCCTATCCGCCGTCGTTCGTGTACGAGGTGGGGCGCGAGAAGATCCGTGAGTTCGCCGATGCGCTTGGCGACGGCAGTCCGGTGTACAGGGAGGTGGAGGCCGCGCGGGCGGCCGGGTACAAGGACGTGATCGCGCCGCCCACGTTCGCGATCATCGTGTCGCTCATGGCCAACGACCTGTTGGTGTCCGACCCGGAGTTGGGGTTGGACTACAGCCGGGTGGTGCACGGCGACCAGTCGTTCGAACACCACCGGCCGATCACGGCCGGCGATCGGCTCGAAGTGGTGCTGCACGTGGACGGCATCACGTCGCGCATGGGCAACGACATGTTGACCGTGCGCGCGGAGATCAGTGCCGAAGGCGAAGCCGTCGTGACCGGGCGGTGCACGCTCGTCGTCCGTGGGGAAGGTGCGTGA
- a CDS encoding MaoC family dehydratase — protein sequence MGVRAADIAVGDSLPPLTLRITRADLVRYAGASGDLNPIHWSERFAVGVGLPGVIAHGMLTMGMAARIVTEWTGDPGAVLEYGVRFGRPVPVPDDDLGALVEVTAKVTKVLDDGTFKVNVTAAFEGKSVLGGASARVRLA from the coding sequence ATGGGCGTTCGTGCCGCCGACATCGCAGTCGGGGATTCGTTGCCGCCGTTGACGTTGCGCATCACGCGGGCCGACCTGGTGCGGTACGCGGGCGCCTCCGGCGACCTCAACCCGATCCACTGGAGCGAGCGGTTCGCGGTCGGGGTCGGGCTGCCCGGCGTCATCGCGCACGGCATGTTGACCATGGGCATGGCCGCCCGGATCGTCACCGAGTGGACCGGCGACCCCGGTGCCGTGCTGGAGTACGGGGTGCGCTTCGGGCGGCCCGTGCCGGTGCCCGACGACGACCTGGGCGCGCTCGTGGAGGTCACCGCCAAGGTGACCAAGGTGCTCGACGACGGGACGTTCAAGGTCAACGTCACGGCCGCGTTCGAGGGCAAGTCGGTGCTGGGCGGCGCTTCCGCCCGCGTGCGGCTGGCCTAG
- a CDS encoding MmpS family transport accessory protein, with translation MTESAKRRNWLLMAGAAVLVVTGLAAVASTSAPEEPSVVVYEVTGEAKSAVVVYSTFTEAGTAREELTSFPWRKELTVHDEVRDGVLSVQMGAGGGSVACEVGVDGVERRSATATGPFTSALCDGFHGDDFFRGTWYPGGELRF, from the coding sequence ATGACCGAGTCGGCCAAGCGCCGGAACTGGCTCTTGATGGCGGGCGCGGCCGTGCTCGTGGTCACCGGACTGGCGGCGGTCGCCTCGACCTCCGCGCCCGAGGAGCCCTCGGTCGTCGTCTACGAGGTGACCGGCGAGGCGAAGAGCGCGGTGGTCGTCTACTCGACGTTCACCGAGGCGGGCACCGCGCGCGAGGAGCTGACGTCGTTCCCGTGGCGCAAGGAGTTGACCGTCCACGACGAGGTGCGCGACGGCGTGCTGTCGGTGCAGATGGGCGCGGGCGGCGGTTCGGTCGCGTGCGAGGTCGGCGTCGACGGTGTCGAACGCCGCTCCGCCACCGCGACCGGACCGTTCACCAGCGCCCTGTGCGACGGTTTCCACGGCGACGACTTCTTCCGCGGCACGTGGTACCCGGGCGGCGAACTGCGCTTCTAG
- a CDS encoding pyridoxal phosphate-dependent aminotransferase, translating into MATSDTTTGTGTSAHPRISKRIGGIAESATLAVDAKAKALKAAGRPVIGFGAGEPDFPTPEAIVAAAQAACADPRNHRYTPAAGLPELRAAIAEKTRRDSGYEVDASQVLVTNGGKQAVYQAFATIVDPGDEVLLPAPFWTTYPEAITLAGGVPVQVTADESTDYLVTVEQLEAARTPRTKVLLLCSPSNPTGSVYSREQLVAIGEWAVEHGLWVITDEIYEHLVYDGTEAVSLPVAVPAIADRTIVLNGVAKTYAMTGWRVGWLIGPADVVKAAANLQSHLTSNVANVSQRAALEAVSGSLEAVHEMRVAFDRRRRTIVELLSAIPGVECPTPKGAFYVYPSVKALIGKELRGTTITDTVQLAALILEHAEVAVVPGEAFGTPGYLRLSYALGDDDLKTGITRLADLLGEIG; encoded by the coding sequence ATGGCTACGTCCGACACGACCACCGGTACCGGCACCTCCGCACACCCGAGGATCTCGAAGCGGATCGGCGGCATCGCCGAGTCCGCCACCCTCGCGGTCGACGCGAAGGCGAAGGCGCTCAAGGCGGCCGGCCGACCGGTGATCGGCTTCGGCGCCGGCGAACCCGACTTCCCGACGCCCGAGGCGATCGTCGCCGCCGCGCAGGCCGCCTGCGCCGACCCCCGCAACCACCGCTACACGCCCGCGGCCGGCCTGCCCGAGCTGCGCGCCGCCATCGCCGAGAAGACCAGGCGCGACTCCGGCTACGAGGTGGACGCGTCGCAGGTCCTCGTGACCAACGGCGGCAAGCAGGCCGTCTACCAGGCGTTCGCGACGATCGTCGACCCCGGCGACGAGGTGCTGCTGCCCGCGCCGTTCTGGACCACCTACCCCGAGGCGATCACGCTCGCCGGCGGCGTGCCGGTCCAGGTCACGGCCGACGAGTCGACCGACTACCTGGTGACCGTCGAGCAGCTCGAAGCCGCGCGCACGCCGCGCACCAAGGTGCTGCTGCTGTGCTCGCCGTCCAACCCGACCGGTTCGGTGTACAGCCGCGAGCAGCTCGTCGCGATCGGCGAGTGGGCCGTCGAGCACGGCCTGTGGGTGATCACCGACGAGATCTACGAGCACCTGGTCTACGACGGCACCGAAGCCGTGTCGCTGCCCGTCGCCGTGCCCGCGATCGCGGACCGGACGATCGTGCTCAACGGCGTGGCCAAGACCTACGCGATGACCGGCTGGCGCGTGGGCTGGCTGATCGGTCCGGCCGACGTCGTGAAGGCCGCGGCGAACCTCCAGTCGCACCTGACCTCCAACGTGGCCAACGTGTCGCAGCGCGCCGCACTGGAGGCCGTGTCCGGTTCGCTGGAGGCCGTGCACGAGATGCGCGTGGCGTTCGACCGCCGCCGACGCACGATCGTCGAACTGCTGTCGGCGATCCCGGGCGTGGAGTGCCCGACCCCGAAGGGCGCGTTCTACGTGTACCCGTCGGTGAAGGCGCTGATCGGCAAGGAGCTGCGCGGCACCACGATCACCGACACCGTGCAGCTCGCCGCGCTGATCCTGGAGCACGCCGAGGTCGCGGTCGTGCCGGGCGAGGCGTTCGGCACGCCGGGCTACCTGCGCCTGTCGTACGCCCTGGGCGACGACGACCTGAAGACCGGGATCACCCGCTTGGCCGACCTCCTCGGCGAGATCGGCTGA
- the secE gene encoding preprotein translocase subunit SecE, translating to MSEGREQDQPDERESVNRPSTAAARRERRGTARPAGRKDSAARPSEAGEVAKADSVTEDKKGRPTRNRDGQEKRPGLFKRFGRFVREVVSELRKVIWPTRKQMVTYTSVVLVFVAFMVALVYGLDAGFTAVVFQVFG from the coding sequence ATGAGCGAGGGCCGCGAGCAGGACCAGCCGGACGAGCGCGAGAGCGTGAACCGGCCGTCCACCGCCGCAGCACGGCGCGAGCGTCGCGGTACCGCCCGTCCGGCGGGCCGCAAGGACTCCGCCGCTCGGCCGTCCGAGGCGGGCGAGGTCGCCAAGGCCGACTCCGTCACCGAGGACAAGAAGGGCCGCCCGACCCGGAACCGGGACGGGCAGGAAAAGCGTCCGGGACTGTTCAAGCGGTTCGGCCGCTTCGTCCGTGAGGTCGTCAGCGAGCTGCGGAAGGTCATCTGGCCGACCCGCAAGCAGATGGTCACCTACACCTCGGTCGTGCTCGTCTTCGTGGCCTTCATGGTCGCGCTGGTGTACGGCTTGGACGCGGGCTTCACGGCGGTCGTGTTCCAGGTGTTCGGCTGA
- the nusG gene encoding transcription termination/antitermination protein NusG → MTSDNGVDTRELADLTDERDLGATEADVDQADEAAEDTEEPAPASTQSVDLDEEPIDAAAEMREALRRAPGDWYVVHSYAGYENKVKANLETRIQTLDMEDYIFQVEVPTEEVTEIKNGQRKQVQRKVLPGYILVRMELNDPSWSAVRNTPGVTGFVGATSKPSPLTIDDVLKFLLPQGEQKPAAGKKATSTPVKTAVEVDFEVGESVTVMDGPFATLPATISEVNADGQKLKVLVSIFGRETPVELSFSQVSKI, encoded by the coding sequence GTGACCTCCGACAACGGCGTTGACACCCGCGAGTTGGCCGACCTCACCGACGAACGGGACCTCGGGGCCACCGAGGCGGACGTCGACCAGGCCGACGAGGCGGCGGAGGACACCGAGGAACCCGCTCCGGCTTCCACGCAGTCCGTCGACCTCGACGAGGAGCCCATCGACGCCGCCGCCGAGATGCGCGAGGCCCTGCGCCGCGCGCCCGGCGACTGGTACGTCGTGCACTCGTACGCGGGCTACGAGAACAAGGTCAAGGCGAACCTGGAGACGCGGATCCAGACGCTCGACATGGAGGACTACATCTTCCAGGTCGAGGTGCCGACCGAGGAAGTCACCGAGATCAAGAACGGCCAGCGCAAGCAGGTGCAGCGCAAGGTGCTGCCCGGCTACATCCTGGTCCGCATGGAGCTGAACGACCCGTCGTGGAGCGCGGTGCGCAACACCCCGGGCGTGACCGGGTTCGTGGGCGCGACCTCCAAGCCGTCGCCGCTGACGATCGACGACGTGCTGAAGTTCCTCCTGCCGCAGGGCGAGCAGAAGCCCGCCGCGGGCAAGAAGGCCACGTCGACGCCGGTGAAGACCGCCGTCGAGGTCGACTTCGAGGTCGGCGAGTCGGTCACGGTCATGGACGGTCCGTTCGCCACGCTGCCCGCGACGATCAGCGAGGTCAACGCGGACGGCCAGAAGCTGAAGGTCCTGGTGTCGATCTTCGGCCGCGAGACGCCGGTCGAACTGTCGTTCAGCCAGGTCTCCAAGATCTGA
- the rplK gene encoding 50S ribosomal protein L11: MPPKKKKLAAIIKLQIKAGAANPAPPVGPALGQHGVNIMEFCKQYNAATESQRGTVVPVEISVYEDRSFDFKLKTPPAAKLILKAAGVEKGSGEPHRVKVAKITQDQVREIATAKMVDLNANDVDQAAKIIAGTARSMGITIEG; the protein is encoded by the coding sequence ATGCCTCCCAAGAAGAAGAAGCTCGCAGCGATCATCAAGCTGCAGATCAAGGCCGGTGCGGCGAACCCCGCCCCGCCGGTCGGCCCCGCGCTGGGTCAGCACGGCGTCAACATCATGGAGTTCTGCAAGCAGTACAACGCGGCGACCGAGTCGCAGCGCGGCACCGTGGTGCCGGTCGAGATCTCCGTGTACGAAGACCGGTCGTTCGACTTCAAGCTGAAGACGCCGCCGGCCGCGAAGCTGATCCTCAAGGCCGCGGGCGTGGAGAAGGGCTCCGGCGAGCCCCACCGCGTCAAGGTCGCCAAGATCACCCAGGACCAGGTCCGCGAGATCGCCACCGCCAAGATGGTCGACCTGAACGCGAACGACGTCGACCAGGCCGCCAAGATCATCGCCGGCACCGCCCGCTCCATGGGCATCACCATCGAGGGCTGA
- the rplA gene encoding 50S ribosomal protein L1, with translation MKRSKAYKNAAELVDRERLYSPLEAAKLAKDTSKVKLDATVEVAIRLGVDPRKADQMVRGTVNLPHGTGKTARVIVFATGDKAAEAEAAGADAVGSEDLIERIQGGWLDFDAAIATPDQMAKVGRIARILGPRGLMPNPKTGTVTPEVSKAVTDIKGGKINFRVDKQANLHLVIGKVSFDAEKLVENYAAALDEILRAKPSAAKGRYLKKVTVSTTMGPGIPVDPNRTRNLLADEAAV, from the coding sequence ATGAAGCGCAGCAAGGCGTACAAGAACGCCGCCGAGCTGGTGGACCGGGAGCGGCTGTACTCGCCGCTGGAGGCCGCCAAGCTCGCCAAGGACACGTCCAAGGTCAAGCTGGACGCGACCGTCGAGGTCGCCATCCGGCTCGGCGTGGACCCCCGCAAGGCCGACCAGATGGTCCGCGGCACCGTGAACCTGCCGCACGGTACGGGCAAGACCGCCCGCGTGATCGTCTTCGCGACGGGCGACAAGGCCGCCGAGGCCGAGGCCGCCGGTGCGGACGCGGTCGGCTCCGAGGACCTCATCGAGCGCATCCAGGGCGGGTGGCTCGACTTCGACGCCGCGATCGCGACGCCGGACCAGATGGCCAAGGTCGGCCGCATCGCCCGCATCCTCGGCCCGCGTGGCCTGATGCCGAACCCGAAGACCGGCACCGTGACCCCCGAGGTCTCGAAGGCCGTGACGGACATCAAGGGCGGTAAGATCAACTTCCGCGTGGACAAGCAGGCCAACCTGCACCTCGTCATCGGCAAGGTGTCGTTCGACGCCGAGAAGCTGGTCGAGAACTACGCCGCCGCGCTCGACGAGATCCTGCGCGCGAAGCCGTCCGCCGCCAAGGGCCGGTACCTGAAGAAGGTCACCGTCTCCACGACGATGGGCCCCGGCATCCCGGTCGACCCGAACCGCACGCGCAACCTGCTGGCCGACGAGGCCGCGGTCTGA
- the rplJ gene encoding 50S ribosomal protein L10, with translation MAKPTKVSAVAELSDKFRGSSAAVVTEYRGLSMAQLTTLRRALGAGTTYTVAKNTLVKLAAKDAGVEGLEALLVGPTAIAFVEGEPVDAAKALRDFAKDNKALVIKGGYMDGRPLSVDEVTAIADLETREVLLAKLAGAMKGNLAKAAGLFNAPASQVARLAAALQEKKAAESPADAPAES, from the coding sequence ATGGCGAAGCCCACCAAGGTTTCGGCCGTCGCCGAGCTGTCGGACAAGTTCCGCGGTAGCTCGGCCGCTGTCGTGACCGAATACCGTGGCCTCTCCATGGCGCAGCTCACCACGCTGCGTCGCGCTCTCGGCGCGGGCACCACGTACACCGTCGCGAAGAACACGCTGGTCAAGCTGGCCGCCAAGGACGCGGGCGTCGAGGGCCTCGAGGCCCTGCTCGTCGGTCCGACGGCCATCGCTTTCGTCGAGGGCGAGCCCGTCGACGCGGCGAAGGCCCTGCGCGACTTCGCGAAGGACAACAAGGCCCTGGTCATCAAGGGCGGCTACATGGACGGCCGCCCGCTCAGCGTCGACGAGGTCACCGCGATCGCGGACCTCGAGACGCGCGAGGTGCTGCTCGCCAAGCTGGCGGGCGCGATGAAGGGGAACCTGGCCAAGGCCGCGGGTCTGTTCAACGCCCCGGCTTCCCAGGTCGCCCGCCTGGCCGCTGCCCTTCAGGAGAAGAAGGCGGCCGAATCGCCCGCCGACGCTCCCGCCGAAAGCTGA
- the rplL gene encoding 50S ribosomal protein L7/L12: MAKLSTEELLDAFKEMTLLELSAFVKQFEETFEVTAAAPVAVAAVAGTGATAAPAEEEKDEFTVVLESAGDKKIQVIKVVREVVSGLGLKEAKELVESAPKPLLENVAKDVADAAKEKLEAAGAKISLK; this comes from the coding sequence ATGGCGAAGCTCAGCACCGAAGAGCTGCTCGACGCGTTCAAGGAAATGACGCTGCTCGAGCTGTCGGCCTTCGTGAAGCAGTTCGAGGAGACCTTCGAGGTCACCGCCGCCGCTCCGGTCGCCGTCGCGGCCGTCGCGGGCACGGGCGCCACCGCCGCCCCCGCCGAGGAGGAGAAGGACGAGTTCACCGTCGTCCTGGAGTCCGCCGGCGACAAGAAGATCCAGGTCATCAAGGTCGTCCGCGAGGTCGTCTCGGGCCTGGGCCTGAAGGAGGCCAAGGAGCTGGTCGAGTCCGCTCCGAAGCCGCTGCTGGAGAACGTGGCCAAGGACGTGGCGGACGCCGCCAAGGAGAAGCTCGAGGCCGCGGGCGCCAAGATCTCGCTCAAGTGA
- the rpoB gene encoding DNA-directed RNA polymerase subunit beta, with amino-acid sequence MAISRATKATAATNSTSGIPGAPKRVSFAKIHEPLQTPNLLDLQIQSFEWLTGDEAWFQRRVDAGDEAPTGGLEEVLNEISPIEDFSGSMSLSFSDPRFDEVKASTEECKDKDMTYAAPLFVTAEFTNHTTGEIKSQTVFMGDFPMMTDKGTFIINGTERVVVSQLVRSPGVYFDTAIDKTTDKDVFSVKIIPSRGAWLEFDVDKRDTVGVRIDRKRRQPVTVLLKALGWSTEQIRERFSFSETLLTTLEKDHTAGTDEALLDIYRKLRPGEPPTKESAQALLENLFFKDKRYDLAKVGRYKVNKKLGLAAPIATGVLTEDDIVTTIEYLVRLHAGETSMQPGETEVPVEVDDIDHFGNRRLRTVGELIQNQIRVGLSRMERVVRERMTTQDVEAITPQTLINIRPVVAAIKEFFGTSQLSQFMDQINPLAGLTHKRRLSALGPGGLSRERAGMEVRDVHPSHYGRMCPIETPEGPNIGLIGSLSSFARVNPFGFIETPYRKVVDGRVTDQIDYLTADEEDRYVKAQANAKIDDEGNFVEDRVLVRKKGGEVEFIDPADVDYMDVSPRQMVSAATALIPFLEHDDANRALMGANMQRQAVPLLRSESPLVGTGMESRVAVDAGDVIVAKKPGVVEEVSADYITVMADDASRQTYALHKFRRSNQGSCINQKPIVNEGDRVEHGQVIADGPCTENGEMALGKNMLVAIMPWEGHNYEDAIILSQRIVQDDVLTSIHIEEHEIDARDTKLGAEEITRDIPNVSEEVLADLDERGIIRIGAEVQPGDILVGKVTPKGETELTPEERLLRAIFGEKAREVRDTSLKVPHGEYGKVIGIRVFSREDDDELPPGVNELVRVYVAQKRKIQDGDKLAGRHGNKGVIGKILPVEDMPFLEDGTPVDIVLNTHGVPRRMNIGQVLETHLGWIAKQGWSLEGDESWAQNLPEDLLHVEPGTKTATPVFDGAREDELMGLLGSTLPNRDGERMVKQNGKATLLDGRSGEPFPFPVSVGYMYILKLGHLVDDKIHARSTGPYSMITQQPLGGKAQFGGQRFGEMECWAMQAYGAAYTLQELLTIKSDDVLGRVKVYEAIVKGENIPEPGIPESFKVLLKELQSLCLNVEVLSSDGAAIEMRDGDDEDLERAAANLGINLSRSESPSVDDVVN; translated from the coding sequence TTGGCGATCTCTCGCGCGACCAAGGCCACTGCTGCGACCAACTCCACGTCGGGGATCCCCGGAGCGCCGAAGCGGGTCTCGTTCGCGAAGATTCACGAGCCGCTCCAGACGCCCAACCTGCTGGACCTCCAGATCCAGTCCTTCGAATGGCTCACCGGCGACGAGGCGTGGTTCCAGCGTCGCGTCGACGCCGGCGACGAGGCGCCGACGGGCGGCCTCGAAGAGGTGCTGAACGAGATCTCGCCGATCGAGGACTTCTCGGGCTCGATGTCCCTTTCCTTCTCCGACCCGCGCTTCGACGAGGTCAAGGCCTCGACCGAGGAGTGCAAGGACAAGGACATGACGTACGCGGCCCCGCTGTTCGTCACCGCGGAGTTCACCAACCACACGACCGGCGAGATCAAGTCGCAGACCGTGTTCATGGGCGACTTCCCGATGATGACGGACAAGGGCACGTTCATCATCAACGGCACCGAGCGCGTCGTGGTGTCCCAGCTCGTCCGGTCGCCCGGCGTCTACTTCGACACGGCGATCGACAAGACGACCGACAAGGACGTGTTCAGCGTCAAGATCATCCCGTCGCGGGGTGCCTGGCTGGAGTTCGACGTCGACAAGCGCGACACCGTCGGTGTCCGCATCGACCGCAAGCGCCGCCAGCCCGTCACGGTGCTGCTCAAGGCCCTCGGCTGGAGCACCGAGCAGATCCGCGAGCGCTTCTCCTTCAGTGAGACCCTGCTGACCACCCTGGAGAAGGACCACACCGCGGGCACCGACGAAGCGTTGCTCGACATCTACCGCAAGCTGCGTCCGGGCGAGCCGCCCACGAAGGAGTCGGCGCAGGCCCTGCTGGAGAACCTGTTCTTCAAGGACAAGCGCTACGACCTGGCCAAGGTGGGTCGCTACAAGGTCAACAAGAAGCTCGGCCTCGCCGCCCCGATCGCCACCGGCGTGCTGACCGAGGACGACATCGTCACGACCATCGAGTACCTGGTCCGCCTGCACGCGGGCGAGACCTCGATGCAGCCGGGCGAGACCGAGGTGCCGGTCGAGGTCGACGACATCGACCACTTCGGCAACCGCCGCCTGCGCACCGTCGGCGAGCTGATCCAGAACCAGATCCGGGTGGGCCTGTCGCGCATGGAGCGCGTCGTGCGCGAGCGCATGACGACCCAGGACGTCGAGGCCATCACGCCGCAGACCCTGATCAACATCCGCCCGGTCGTGGCGGCGATCAAGGAGTTCTTCGGCACCTCCCAGCTCTCGCAGTTCATGGACCAGATCAACCCGCTGGCGGGTCTGACCCACAAGCGCCGCCTCTCGGCGCTGGGCCCGGGCGGTCTGTCCCGTGAGCGCGCCGGCATGGAGGTCCGCGACGTCCACCCGTCGCACTACGGCCGCATGTGCCCGATCGAGACGCCCGAAGGCCCGAACATCGGCCTCATCGGTTCGCTGTCTTCGTTCGCGCGGGTCAACCCGTTCGGCTTCATCGAGACGCCGTACCGCAAGGTCGTCGACGGCCGGGTCACCGACCAGATCGACTACCTGACGGCCGACGAGGAAGACCGGTACGTCAAGGCGCAGGCCAACGCGAAGATCGACGACGAGGGCAACTTCGTCGAGGACCGCGTCCTGGTCCGCAAGAAGGGCGGCGAGGTCGAGTTCATCGACCCGGCCGACGTCGACTACATGGACGTCTCGCCGCGCCAGATGGTGTCCGCGGCGACCGCGCTCATCCCGTTCCTCGAGCACGACGACGCCAACCGCGCCCTCATGGGCGCGAACATGCAGCGCCAGGCCGTCCCGCTGCTGCGCAGCGAGTCGCCGCTCGTCGGCACCGGCATGGAGTCGCGCGTCGCGGTCGACGCGGGCGACGTGATCGTGGCCAAGAAGCCCGGTGTGGTCGAGGAGGTCTCCGCCGACTACATCACGGTCATGGCCGACGACGCCTCGCGCCAGACCTACGCGCTGCACAAGTTCCGCCGGTCCAACCAGGGCTCGTGCATCAACCAGAAGCCCATCGTGAACGAGGGCGACCGGGTCGAGCACGGTCAGGTCATCGCCGACGGTCCGTGCACCGAGAACGGCGAGATGGCCCTGGGCAAGAACATGCTCGTGGCGATCATGCCGTGGGAAGGCCACAACTACGAGGACGCGATCATCCTCTCCCAGCGGATCGTGCAGGACGACGTCCTGACCTCGATCCACATCGAGGAGCACGAGATCGACGCCCGCGACACCAAGCTGGGCGCCGAGGAGATCACCCGGGACATCCCGAACGTCTCCGAGGAGGTCCTGGCCGACCTCGACGAGCGCGGCATCATCCGCATCGGCGCCGAGGTCCAGCCCGGCGACATCCTCGTCGGCAAGGTCACGCCCAAGGGCGAGACCGAGCTGACCCCCGAGGAGCGCCTGCTGCGCGCGATCTTCGGCGAGAAGGCGCGCGAGGTGCGCGACACGTCGCTGAAGGTGCCCCACGGCGAGTACGGCAAGGTCATCGGCATCCGCGTGTTCAGCCGCGAGGACGACGACGAGCTGCCCCCGGGCGTGAACGAGCTGGTCCGCGTCTACGTGGCCCAGAAGCGCAAGATCCAGGACGGCGACAAGCTCGCCGGCCGCCACGGCAACAAGGGCGTCATCGGCAAGATCCTCCCGGTCGAGGACATGCCCTTCCTGGAGGACGGCACGCCGGTCGACATCGTGCTCAACACGCACGGTGTGCCGCGTCGTATGAACATCGGCCAGGTCCTGGAGACCCACCTCGGGTGGATCGCCAAGCAGGGCTGGTCGCTCGAAGGGGACGAGTCCTGGGCGCAGAACCTGCCCGAGGACCTGCTCCACGTCGAGCCGGGCACCAAGACGGCGACGCCGGTGTTCGACGGTGCGCGCGAGGACGAGCTGATGGGCCTGCTGGGCTCGACGCTGCCCAACCGCGACGGCGAGCGCATGGTGAAGCAGAACGGCAAGGCGACGCTGCTCGACGGGCGTTCCGGCGAGCCGTTCCCGTTCCCGGTGTCCGTCGGCTACATGTACATCCTCAAGCTCGGCCACCTCGTGGACGACAAGATCCACGCCCGGTCGACCGGCCCGTACTCGATGATCACCCAGCAGCCGCTCGGCGGTAAGGCCCAGTTCGGTGGCCAGCGCTTCGGTGAGATGGAGTGCTGGGCGATGCAGGCCTACGGAGCGGCCTACACGCTCCAGGAGCTGCTCACCATCAAGTCCGACGACGTGCTCGGCCGCGTGAAGGTGTACGAGGCCATCGTCAAGGGCGAGAACATCCCGGAACCCGGTATCCCGGAGTCCTTCAAGGTGTTGTTGAAGGAGCTTCAGTCGCTGTGCCTCAACGTCGAGGTGCTGTCCTCGGACGGCGCCGCGATCGAGATGCGCGACGGCGACGACGAGGACCTGGAGCGGGCGGCGGCGAACCTCGGCATCAACCTGTCGCGGTCCGAGTCCCCCTCCGTCGACGACGTCGTCAACTGA